A stretch of the Panthera uncia isolate 11264 chromosome D1, Puncia_PCG_1.0, whole genome shotgun sequence genome encodes the following:
- the TMEM151A gene encoding transmembrane protein 151A, with the protein MPEGGGGDSGEVPEFIPDGEPLREEQRPLKQSLGSSLCRESHWKCLLLTLLIHACGAVVAWCRLATVPRLVLGPEAALARGAGGPPPTYPASPCSDGYLYIPLAFVSLLYLLYLAECWHCHVRSCQAPRTDANTVLALIRRLQQAPPCVWWKATSYHYVRRTRQITRYRNGDAYTTTQVYHERADSRTARGEFDYSAHGVRDVSKELVGLADHAATRLRFTKCFSFGSAEAEASYLTQRARFFSANEGLDDYLEAREGMHLKDVDFRESLMVFADPRSPPWYARAWVFWLVSAATLSWPLRVVAAYGTAHVHYQVEKLFGAGSPPPGAVPSGPPLSRVATVDFTELEWHICSNRQLVPSYSEAVVMGAGAYLRGCQRCRRSLSSNSLPPARPSGPRLPFSRSRLSLGAGGRATPGVFRSLSGGPLGRRAEDTEPLESPPCYEDALYFPVLIVHGDGGCQGDGQGAP; encoded by the exons ATGCCCGAGGGCGGCGGAGGAGACAGCGGGGAGGTGCCCGAGTTCATCCCGGACGGCGAGCCGCTGCGGGAGGAG CAGCGGCCCTTGAAACAGTCCCTGGGAAGCTCCCTGTGCCGCGAGTCGCACTGGAAGTGCCTGCTGCTCACCCTGCTCATCCATGCCTGTGGCGCCGTGGTGGCCTGGTGTCGCCTGGCCACGGTGCCGCGGCTGGTCCTGGGGCCCGAGGCGGCTCTGGCCCGCGGGGCCGGGGGCCCGCCGCCCACCTACCCGGCCAGCCCTTGCTCTGACGGCTACCTATACATCCCGCTGGCCTTCGTGTCCCTCCTCTACCTCCTCTACCTGGCCGAGTGCTGGCACTGCCACGTGCGGTCGTGCCAGGCGCCGCGCACCGACGCCAACACCGTGCTCGCCCTGATCCGCCGGCTGCAGCAGGCGCCGCCCTGCGTCTGGTGGAAGGCCACCAGCTACCACTACGTGCGGCGCACCCGCCAGATCACCCGCTACCGGAACGGCGACGCCTACACCACCACGCAGGTCTACCACGAGCGGGCGGACAGCCGCACGGCCCGCGGCGAGTTTGACTACTCGGCCCACGGCGTCCGCGACGTCTCCAAGGAGCTCGTGGGCCTGGCCGACCACGCGGCCACGCGGCTGCGCTTCACCAAGTGCTTCAGCTTCGGCAGCGCCGAGGCCGAGGCCTCGTACCTCACCCAGAGGGCCCGCTTCTTCAGCGCCAACGAGGGCCTGGACGACTACCTGGAGGCCCGCGAGGGCATGCACCTGAAGGACGTGGACTTCCGCGAGTCGCTCATGGTCTTCGCGGACCCCCGCAGCCCGCCCTGGTACGCCCGCGCCTGGGTCTTCTGGCTGGTGTCCGCGGCCACGCTGTCCTGGCCGCTGCGCGTCGTGGCGGCCTACGGCACGGCCCACGTGCACTACCAGGTGGAGAAGCTCTTTGGCGCCGGCTCGCCCCCGCCCGGGGCCGTGCCCAGCGGGCCGCCGCTCTCCCGCGTGGCCACGGTGGACTTCACCGAGCTCGAGTGGCACATCTGCTCCAACCGGCAGCTGGTGCCCAGCTACTCGGAGGCCGTGGTCATGGGCGCCGGCGCCTACCTCCGCGGCTGCCAGCGCTGCCGTCGCTCCCTCAGCAGCAACTCGCTGCCCCCCGCCCGGCCCAGCGGGCCCCGCCTGCCTTTCAGCCGCAGCCGGCTCTCCCTGGGAGCCGGGGGCCGGGCCACCCCGGGGGTCTTCCGGAGCCTGAGCGGGGGGCCGCTGGGGCGCCGGGCAGAGGACACGGAGCCCCTGGAAAGCCCACCGTGTTACGAGGACGCCCTTTACTTCCCGGTGCTCATCGTCCACGGCGACGGCGGCTGCCAGGGGGACGGGCAGGGGGCGCCCTGA